The Candidatus Saccharibacteria bacterium oral taxon 488 genome has a segment encoding these proteins:
- a CDS encoding ribonuclease HII, which produces MILGIDEVGRGPWAGPLVVGAVILGGAEIEGLDDSKKLAKKCREALDGAIREQAATWALGWVSAKELDDLGMSQALRLATRRAVKQIQAQCKEKNLAFDEIIIDGTVNFLADTALERYVTVMAKADGLIPSVSAASIIAKVARDQYMTEQDAVYPGYGFASNAGYGVAKHQAAIERLGVTPLHRLSFAPLQKYVEAGLLPSSARVHSSLTSPPEMSRERSAETSALRECSTASVGGDSEPVARLSTTRDIGNAGEQAVADQLVADGHEIIVRNWRTRYCEIDIISMKDDVLYFTEVKYRKNDDFGDGLAAITVKKQRQMRFAAELFIAKHPQYERCDMQLLAVAVDESNSKQSVIMD; this is translated from the coding sequence ATGATCCTCGGCATTGATGAGGTCGGACGTGGGCCGTGGGCGGGGCCGCTGGTGGTGGGCGCGGTGATTTTGGGCGGCGCTGAGATTGAGGGCTTGGATGATAGTAAAAAGTTGGCTAAAAAGTGTCGTGAGGCTCTGGACGGAGCGATTCGCGAACAAGCGGCTACGTGGGCGCTGGGCTGGGTGAGCGCCAAGGAGCTAGATGATCTTGGCATGAGCCAGGCGCTGAGATTGGCAACACGGCGAGCGGTCAAGCAAATTCAGGCGCAGTGTAAAGAGAAAAATTTGGCATTTGATGAAATTATCATTGACGGGACGGTTAATTTTCTGGCGGATACAGCGCTGGAGCGATACGTGACGGTGATGGCCAAGGCCGACGGTTTGATTCCCAGTGTGTCGGCGGCGTCGATCATCGCCAAAGTAGCGCGTGATCAGTACATGACCGAGCAAGATGCGGTCTATCCAGGGTATGGCTTCGCGTCAAATGCTGGCTATGGCGTGGCCAAGCACCAGGCGGCGATTGAGCGGTTGGGCGTGACGCCGCTGCATCGACTGAGTTTTGCGCCGCTACAGAAGTATGTGGAGGCGGGTTTGCTACCGTCCTCCGCCAGAGTACACTCTTCACTCACATCTCCACCGGAGATGTCTCGTGAGCGTTCGGCTGAAACGTCCGCTCTTCGCGAATGTTCCACGGCCTCTGTCGGAGGAGATAGCGAACCCGTTGCTCGCCTATCCACTACTCGCGACATTGGTAATGCAGGTGAGCAAGCAGTAGCAGATCAGCTAGTGGCGGACGGACACGAGATCATCGTCCGCAACTGGCGGACGCGGTACTGCGAAATTGATATTATTAGCATGAAAGATGATGTGCTGTACTTCACCGAGGTCAAATACCGTAAGAATGATGACTTTGGCGATGGGCTGGCGGCGATTACTGTCAAAAAACAGCGACAAATGCGTTTTGCGGCGGAATTATTCATAGCAAAACATCCGCAGTACGAAAGATGCGACATGCAGCTGCTGGCGGTGGCTGTTGATGAAAGCAATAGTAAGCAATCTGTGATTATGGACTAG
- the rplS gene encoding 50S ribosomal protein L19: protein MSFDLINKVNQAQKKQAVVDVRSGDTVRVYQKIKEGNKERIQMFEGMVIRTDNKQSHTSRITVRKIASGVGVEKSFLLHSPLIEKVEIVRRAKVRRKFLSFLRKRSGKSARLTAKNFDRAAVNNVHDAKAEAEAERLKEEAAKEAAAKQAEKDAAQAELDAKAAEVAARHKEA from the coding sequence ATGAGTTTTGATCTAATCAACAAAGTCAATCAAGCGCAGAAAAAACAAGCAGTTGTTGATGTCCGCAGTGGTGACACCGTGCGTGTGTACCAGAAAATTAAGGAAGGTAACAAAGAGCGTATTCAGATGTTTGAGGGTATGGTTATTCGCACCGACAACAAGCAGTCACACACCTCGCGCATCACGGTTCGTAAGATCGCATCAGGTGTTGGCGTGGAAAAATCATTCTTGCTGCACAGTCCGCTGATTGAGAAGGTCGAAATTGTTCGCCGCGCCAAGGTTCGCCGCAAGTTCCTTAGCTTCCTACGCAAGCGCTCTGGTAAATCAGCTCGCTTGACCGCCAAGAACTTTGACCGTGCTGCTGTCAATAATGTGCACGATGCTAAAGCTGAGGCTGAGGCGGAGCGCCTGAAAGAAGAGGCTGCTAAGGAAGCCGCTGCTAAGCAAGCTGAAAAAGACGCTGCTCAGGCAGAACTTGACGCCAAGGCTGCCGAGGTCGCAGCCCGCCATAAAGAAGCGTAA
- a CDS encoding L-lactate dehydrogenase: protein MNKQKLVVVGAGGMVGATAAYACALRSVVEEIVLIDRNPDLAWGQAADITDGMGIDRCVVVRPGSYDDIKTDDIVVVTAGAPQQPGQTRLELLGVNAEIMRGTVRNIMRNGARPYILVVSNPVDALTYVALKESGLPKSRVFGTGTALDTSRLKSYIADELDVHSREVDAYILGEHGDSSFATIESAQVGEVPLADYPGFKPAMVDGIEEKIRQRAYRVIETKRSTYYAIGFVISKIVSALRSSSRSVYPVCSLVEGEYGLHDVVLGLPSTICADGVKILTGYPLNEREQAALRHSAKVVAEAIRSLE, encoded by the coding sequence ATGAATAAACAGAAGTTGGTGGTCGTCGGTGCGGGCGGTATGGTCGGTGCGACAGCGGCATACGCCTGCGCACTACGGAGTGTGGTTGAGGAAATCGTGCTGATTGACCGTAACCCCGATCTGGCGTGGGGTCAAGCGGCGGATATCACTGATGGAATGGGAATTGATCGGTGTGTTGTGGTGCGGCCTGGTAGTTATGATGACATCAAGACTGATGATATCGTGGTTGTCACCGCTGGTGCACCGCAACAACCGGGGCAGACGCGACTGGAGCTGCTCGGCGTGAACGCCGAGATTATGCGTGGGACAGTGAGAAATATTATGAGAAACGGTGCTCGTCCGTATATCCTTGTGGTGTCAAATCCAGTTGATGCACTGACATATGTAGCGTTGAAAGAATCGGGCTTGCCAAAGAGTCGGGTGTTTGGCACGGGGACGGCACTCGATACCTCACGGCTCAAATCATATATTGCAGACGAGCTAGATGTGCACAGTCGGGAGGTTGATGCGTACATTTTAGGGGAGCACGGCGATTCATCATTTGCGACAATCGAATCGGCGCAAGTCGGTGAGGTGCCGCTCGCTGACTATCCGGGATTTAAGCCAGCGATGGTCGACGGCATTGAAGAGAAAATTCGTCAGCGGGCGTACCGGGTGATCGAGACCAAGCGGTCGACGTATTATGCAATTGGTTTCGTTATCTCCAAGATTGTCTCGGCACTACGCTCGTCGTCACGCTCGGTCTATCCAGTCTGCTCACTGGTTGAGGGCGAGTATGGACTGCACGATGTAGTGCTCGGCCTGCCATCAACGATTTGTGCGGATGGCGTGAAGATCTTGACTGGATATCCGCTCAATGAGCGCGAACAGGCGGCACTGCGTCATTCGGCCAAAGTGGTGGCAGAAGCAATTCGTAGTTTAGAGTGA
- the rpsJ gene encoding 30S ribosomal protein S10 has product MAQDTGIKIRIRLKAYDHKVIDQSAKQIIDTAIRTGASVAGPVPLPTRRSTYTVVKSPHVYKMGGESYEMRTHKRLIDITNATPKTIDSLQNLSLPAGVDAEIRM; this is encoded by the coding sequence ATGGCTCAAGACACTGGTATCAAGATTCGTATTCGCCTGAAAGCGTACGACCATAAAGTCATCGACCAGTCAGCAAAACAAATTATCGATACGGCAATTCGCACCGGCGCGAGCGTGGCCGGCCCTGTGCCGCTGCCAACTCGTCGCAGTACCTACACGGTGGTAAAAAGCCCGCACGTCTATAAAATGGGCGGCGAGAGCTATGAGATGCGCACCCATAAGCGCCTCATTGACATTACCAATGCCACGCCAAAAACGATTGATAGTCTGCAGAATCTGAGCTTACCGGCTGGTGTTGACGCTGAGATTCGGATGTAA
- a CDS encoding NAD-dependent malic enzyme, which yields MDYNTLALELHKKYKGKITTSLRDREELDRDKLSAYYSPGVGAVSQAIAENPADLPKYTWTNNLVGVVSDGSAILGLGDLGPKAAMPVMEGKALLFKHFANVDAVPVVLDVHQPEEIIAVIKAIAPSFGAINLEDIAAPKCFEIEEHLKAELDIPVFHDDQHGTAVVVLAGLINAAKLTRRNLAACKFVVIGAGAAGTAIIKLLHLYGARNIVAVDSRGIVGSSRTDLNAEKTALLEYVDASQAGSIEDAITDADVFIGVSRAGLLTPELVQKMADNPIIFALANPVPEIMPDVAREAGVAVIATGRSDFPNQINNSLAFPGIFRGALDHGVKKITDQHKLAAAEALAGLVENPTAEEVIPSPFDERVAPTVARVIT from the coding sequence ATGGATTACAATACACTAGCACTTGAATTACACAAAAAATATAAGGGTAAAATCACCACCAGTTTGCGCGACCGGGAGGAGTTGGATCGCGATAAATTAAGCGCCTATTACAGCCCAGGCGTGGGTGCGGTCAGCCAAGCGATCGCCGAAAATCCAGCAGACCTACCAAAGTACACCTGGACAAATAATTTGGTCGGCGTGGTTTCTGACGGTTCAGCGATTTTAGGATTAGGCGATTTGGGACCAAAAGCCGCCATGCCGGTGATGGAAGGCAAGGCGCTACTGTTCAAGCATTTCGCCAATGTCGACGCCGTGCCGGTTGTCTTGGACGTTCACCAGCCAGAAGAAATTATTGCTGTGATCAAGGCAATCGCACCGAGCTTTGGGGCAATTAATCTCGAAGACATCGCTGCACCAAAATGTTTTGAGATTGAAGAGCACCTGAAAGCTGAGCTGGACATCCCCGTGTTTCATGACGACCAGCACGGTACGGCAGTCGTGGTGTTAGCAGGACTAATCAATGCTGCGAAATTGACCAGACGAAACCTGGCAGCCTGTAAATTCGTGGTCATTGGCGCAGGCGCAGCTGGTACGGCCATCATCAAACTGCTACATCTATACGGCGCAAGGAACATCGTGGCGGTAGATAGCCGCGGCATTGTTGGCTCGTCTCGCACCGATTTGAATGCTGAAAAAACTGCGCTATTAGAATACGTCGACGCTTCGCAAGCTGGCTCAATTGAAGACGCCATCACCGATGCTGACGTGTTCATTGGTGTGTCGCGCGCTGGGCTACTTACGCCTGAATTGGTACAAAAAATGGCCGATAATCCAATCATCTTTGCCCTAGCCAATCCAGTTCCAGAAATCATGCCAGACGTCGCTCGAGAGGCGGGTGTAGCAGTCATTGCCACTGGCCGCAGTGATTTTCCAAACCAAATTAATAATTCCTTGGCCTTCCCAGGCATCTTCCGCGGCGCCCTGGATCACGGTGTGAAAAAAATCACCGACCAACATAAACTGGCGGCCGCCGAAGCGCTAGCTGGACTAGTCGAAAACCCAACTGCTGAGGAAGTCATTCCTTCGCCGTTTGACGAGCGAGTAGCGCCAACCGTCGCTCGTGTTATCACATAA
- the glmS gene encoding glutamine--fructose-6-phosphate transaminase (isomerizing) yields the protein MCGIVGYIGEREAQNILVAELKRLEYRGYDSAGIVTLSGSATPTLLRTKGKVAALEELVGQHKTSDTVGIGHTRWATHGEPSKRNAHPHHVGEIYLVHNGIIENYQDLKTMLSGHEYEFKSDTDSEVLAALIDYLRRDSPDLLTAVTGALKMVVGAYGIAVLDTTNPEEIIVARQGSPLIIGVGDSETYIASDASALVGYTNQVVYLHDGEIGRCTRSGLELQTIESQKLDVKIEMLDMDMQAIQKQGFDHFLAKEIYEQPTSLTSTLAGRVLPDQKYTRLGGLNMSDDELRQVKHVIIVGCGTAYFAGVQASYFIEQLTDDVTISIEIASELRYRAFNVPEHSVAMIVSQSGETADTLACLNELKRRGVKCLGVVNAVGSTIARAVDGGVYLHVGAEISVASTKAFTSQVAALTIFGIMLANAKGTNPQFIDEFVQELAILPSEIQKVLDKQGAEIPSIARAYADYNHALYIGRDTLYPIAMEGALKLKEVSYIHAEAYAAGELKHGPIALIDDRFFEVCYIQDNWLYEKSQSNLIEMNTRGAHAIVITDTTKKVPGETVIRVSTRLTHLTPLLFNVVSQLLAYHMAVKRGHDVDQPRNLAKSVTVE from the coding sequence ATGTGTGGAATTGTTGGCTATATCGGTGAGCGCGAGGCGCAGAACATCCTTGTCGCTGAACTAAAGCGGCTCGAGTACCGCGGCTATGACAGCGCCGGAATTGTCACCCTGTCGGGTTCTGCCACACCAACCCTGCTGCGCACCAAAGGCAAGGTGGCAGCGCTGGAAGAGCTCGTCGGACAACATAAGACGAGCGATACGGTCGGCATCGGACACACCCGCTGGGCAACGCATGGTGAACCAAGTAAACGCAACGCCCATCCACACCATGTTGGTGAGATTTATCTGGTACATAACGGTATCATTGAGAACTACCAAGACCTTAAAACGATGCTTTCTGGCCATGAGTACGAGTTTAAGAGCGATACCGATAGCGAGGTGTTGGCAGCCCTGATTGACTATCTACGGCGTGACTCACCGGATCTACTGACAGCAGTCACTGGCGCGTTGAAAATGGTGGTTGGAGCGTATGGCATTGCAGTGCTTGACACCACGAACCCCGAAGAAATTATCGTGGCTCGCCAAGGCAGCCCGCTGATCATTGGCGTCGGAGATAGCGAAACATATATCGCTAGTGACGCTTCGGCGCTGGTTGGCTACACCAATCAAGTGGTGTATCTACACGATGGTGAAATCGGCCGCTGCACTCGCAGCGGGCTAGAACTACAGACAATTGAATCGCAAAAGCTTGACGTCAAGATCGAAATGCTCGACATGGATATGCAGGCGATTCAGAAGCAGGGCTTTGACCATTTCCTCGCCAAAGAAATTTATGAACAGCCAACCAGCCTCACCTCCACCCTGGCTGGCCGCGTACTACCCGACCAAAAATATACGCGCCTGGGCGGTCTCAATATGAGCGATGATGAACTACGCCAAGTCAAACATGTCATCATCGTTGGCTGCGGCACTGCCTATTTTGCCGGTGTGCAAGCCAGCTACTTTATCGAGCAACTGACCGATGACGTGACTATCAGCATCGAGATCGCCAGTGAGCTACGCTACCGCGCATTCAACGTACCTGAACACTCGGTCGCTATGATTGTTAGCCAGAGTGGCGAAACGGCCGACACCCTTGCCTGCCTGAATGAATTGAAGCGACGTGGCGTTAAATGCCTCGGCGTCGTCAATGCCGTCGGCAGCACAATCGCCCGAGCGGTTGATGGCGGCGTGTACTTGCACGTTGGCGCCGAGATTAGTGTCGCCAGCACCAAGGCCTTTACCTCACAAGTCGCTGCTCTGACGATCTTTGGTATTATGCTCGCCAATGCCAAGGGCACCAACCCACAATTTATTGATGAATTTGTACAAGAATTAGCGATACTGCCAAGCGAGATCCAAAAAGTCCTCGATAAACAAGGTGCCGAGATACCTTCCATCGCTAGGGCGTATGCTGATTACAATCACGCACTCTATATCGGCCGCGATACGCTGTATCCGATCGCCATGGAGGGCGCACTAAAGCTTAAAGAAGTAAGCTACATTCATGCCGAAGCGTATGCCGCCGGTGAGCTGAAACACGGTCCGATCGCCCTGATTGATGATCGTTTCTTTGAGGTCTGCTATATCCAAGACAACTGGCTGTACGAGAAGTCGCAGAGCAACTTGATCGAGATGAACACTCGCGGTGCCCACGCTATCGTCATCACTGACACGACGAAAAAGGTGCCGGGCGAAACGGTGATTCGCGTCTCAACCAGATTAACGCACCTTACGCCACTTCTGTTCAATGTCGTGTCGCAACTCCTAGCCTATCACATGGCTGTCAAGCGCGGCCATGACGTCGATCAGCCGCGCAACCTCGCAAAGAGCGTGACAGTCGAATAA
- the tuf gene encoding elongation factor Tu, producing MADAFDRSKPHVNVGTMGHVDHGKTTLTAAITAVLAKRLPSAVNKPIAYDQIDNAPEERQRGITIASSHQEYESPNRHYAHVDMPGHADYVKNMITGAAQVDGAILVIAATDGPMPQTREHVLLAKQVGVPKIVVFLNKMDMADADMVELIEEEVRELLAKNGFDENAPIIKGSALKALEGDEKYEDAIMELVDAMDNYIPEPPRDMDKPFIMPIEDVFSIKGRGTVATGRIEQGVVKLNDEVEIVGIRPTQKSVVTGIEAFKKSLDQGQAGDNAGVLLRGIERTDIERGQVLAKPGTITPHTEFEAEVYILKKEEGGRHTPFSKGYKPQFYFRTTDVTGEVELPADKEMVMPGDTVTFKVKLLAPIAMEQGLNFAIREGGRTVGAGVVTKINK from the coding sequence ATGGCAGATGCATTTGACCGAAGCAAGCCGCACGTGAACGTCGGTACTATGGGCCACGTTGACCACGGCAAGACGACACTGACCGCCGCAATTACGGCAGTGCTCGCAAAGCGCCTCCCAAGCGCAGTTAACAAACCCATTGCGTATGATCAGATCGACAACGCACCAGAAGAGCGCCAGCGCGGTATTACTATCGCCAGCTCACACCAAGAATACGAGTCACCGAACCGTCACTACGCACACGTTGACATGCCAGGCCACGCTGACTACGTCAAGAACATGATCACTGGTGCTGCCCAGGTTGACGGCGCGATCCTAGTGATTGCGGCAACCGACGGCCCAATGCCGCAAACCCGCGAGCACGTGCTGCTAGCAAAGCAGGTTGGCGTGCCAAAGATCGTTGTCTTCCTTAACAAGATGGACATGGCTGACGCAGATATGGTCGAGCTGATCGAAGAAGAAGTTCGCGAGCTGCTTGCTAAGAACGGCTTTGATGAGAATGCTCCAATTATCAAGGGCTCAGCTCTCAAGGCGCTAGAAGGCGACGAGAAGTACGAAGACGCTATCATGGAGCTGGTTGACGCGATGGATAACTACATCCCAGAGCCACCACGCGACATGGACAAGCCATTCATTATGCCAATTGAGGACGTCTTCTCAATCAAGGGTCGCGGTACTGTGGCAACCGGTCGTATTGAGCAGGGTGTTGTTAAGCTGAACGACGAGGTTGAAATCGTTGGTATCCGCCCAACCCAGAAGTCTGTGGTGACCGGTATTGAGGCATTTAAGAAGTCTCTGGATCAGGGTCAAGCGGGTGACAACGCCGGCGTCTTGCTGCGCGGTATTGAGCGGACTGACATTGAGCGTGGCCAGGTCTTGGCAAAGCCGGGCACCATTACGCCGCACACCGAGTTTGAGGCTGAAGTGTACATCTTGAAGAAGGAAGAGGGCGGTCGCCACACTCCATTCTCCAAGGGTTACAAGCCACAGTTCTACTTCCGCACCACTGACGTGACTGGTGAAGTTGAGCTGCCAGCTGACAAAGAAATGGTCATGCCAGGCGACACCGTAACCTTCAAGGTTAAATTGCTCGCCCCAATCGCTATGGAGCAAGGTTTGAACTTTGCTATCCGCGAAGGCGGCCGTACCGTTGGTGCTGGTGTGGTAACAAAGATTAACAAATAA
- a CDS encoding aminopeptidase yields the protein MKTVPRLLDSFIPNHYTLTLNLTHAEEKSFSGTVVISGESTGGSVSLHAKDLTIHTALIDDQPAEFSHGEFDELRLSCPELSSGQHTVRVEFSGTITDAMHGLYPCYFTHDGVKKQLFATQFESHHAREVFPCVDEPAAKATYDVTLVTAPELTVLGNMPVTESSEKDGTLITTFATTPRMSSYLLAFVVGELHKKTAHTTSGVEVNIWATPAQSEETLDFALDIATRSIDFYDEYFGVPYPLPKSDHVALPDFSSGAMENWGLITYRESCLLADPKLTPESSKRFIATVIAHELSHQWFGNLVTMQWWNDLWLNESFANMMEYVAVDALHPEWRMWEDFATSEVTTALRRDSLDGVQPVQADVNHPDEISTLFDPAIVYAKGGRLLVMVRRLIGEEAFRSGLKSYFEKFAYQNTVGDDLWQELETASGQPIVELMNAWISQPGLPIVQVEQDNSAEQPTVTLNQERFFIGDHQPSDALWPIPLFANQPLDNILTEREKTFTANGDVRLNCGLNGHFVTHYDSATRDRLIEKAAELPTLDKICLLQDMTLLARSGRESSAALLPLVRVFQHETNERVFNKAGTNLVELRKFVDDSEAGRARLKQISVEFARDTFMELGWDEQDGESDDDRERRTAALGLMLYGEDSAALTEAKRRFDETNPDDLPAEIRPLIINANVRYFETPEMIDKLFTIYQNTPSADLQVDIALSLTSTKNPATAERILTAIKDADIIRPQDASRWFIYLIRTRENRQIAWNWLKENWSWVKDTFGGDKSYDNFIRYAASALLTRDELNDFTEFTAPLRAEPALTRTIDLGIREIAGRVALIERDKAAVIDALDD from the coding sequence ATGAAAACAGTTCCACGCTTACTTGACAGCTTTATACCAAATCATTACACACTAACTCTCAATCTGACGCACGCCGAAGAAAAATCGTTTTCTGGCACGGTGGTTATTTCTGGCGAGTCAACCGGTGGGTCAGTTTCGCTGCACGCCAAAGATTTAACCATTCATACGGCGTTGATTGACGATCAGCCAGCTGAGTTTTCTCACGGTGAATTTGATGAGTTACGCCTATCGTGCCCAGAATTATCCAGTGGCCAGCACACCGTTCGTGTTGAGTTTTCTGGCACTATCACCGATGCTATGCACGGACTATATCCGTGCTACTTTACCCACGACGGCGTGAAAAAGCAATTGTTTGCCACCCAATTTGAATCACACCACGCCCGCGAGGTATTCCCATGCGTTGATGAGCCAGCTGCCAAAGCAACCTATGACGTCACGCTCGTCACTGCTCCGGAGTTAACCGTCCTTGGTAATATGCCCGTCACTGAATCATCCGAAAAGGATGGCACGCTGATAACAACTTTTGCCACCACGCCACGAATGAGCAGCTACCTACTTGCCTTTGTTGTCGGCGAATTACATAAGAAAACCGCTCATACCACCTCCGGCGTTGAAGTTAATATTTGGGCCACGCCAGCCCAGAGCGAGGAGACGCTGGATTTTGCGCTGGACATCGCCACGCGCTCCATTGATTTTTATGATGAATACTTTGGCGTGCCATATCCGCTGCCAAAGTCTGACCACGTGGCGCTGCCAGATTTCTCGTCGGGTGCCATGGAAAACTGGGGACTCATCACCTACCGCGAAAGTTGCTTGCTGGCTGACCCAAAATTAACACCGGAGTCGTCCAAGCGCTTCATCGCCACCGTCATCGCTCACGAACTCAGCCACCAGTGGTTTGGCAATCTAGTGACCATGCAGTGGTGGAACGATTTGTGGCTAAACGAAAGCTTCGCCAACATGATGGAATATGTAGCGGTCGACGCACTACACCCTGAGTGGCGGATGTGGGAGGATTTTGCGACGAGTGAGGTCACCACGGCGCTGCGGCGCGACAGCTTGGATGGTGTGCAACCAGTGCAGGCCGACGTTAATCATCCGGACGAGATCAGCACTTTGTTTGACCCGGCGATTGTCTATGCCAAGGGCGGACGGCTATTAGTGATGGTGCGGCGGCTGATCGGCGAGGAGGCGTTTCGCTCTGGGCTGAAGTCATATTTTGAAAAATTTGCTTACCAAAACACTGTTGGCGATGATTTGTGGCAGGAGCTAGAAACTGCCAGCGGCCAGCCGATTGTTGAATTGATGAACGCCTGGATTTCTCAGCCGGGGTTGCCGATTGTGCAAGTCGAACAAGATAATTCGGCTGAGCAACCTACTGTCACGTTAAACCAGGAACGCTTTTTCATCGGTGATCATCAACCGTCCGACGCCTTGTGGCCAATTCCGCTGTTTGCCAATCAGCCGCTTGATAATATTCTGACCGAGCGCGAGAAAACATTTACGGCAAATGGCGACGTTCGGCTAAACTGCGGACTGAACGGACATTTCGTAACGCACTACGACTCAGCAACGCGAGATCGATTGATTGAAAAGGCGGCAGAATTACCGACGTTAGATAAAATTTGCTTGTTGCAAGACATGACGTTGTTGGCGCGGTCTGGACGAGAAAGTTCGGCGGCGTTACTGCCGCTGGTACGCGTCTTTCAGCACGAAACCAATGAAAGAGTCTTTAATAAAGCTGGGACAAATTTGGTGGAATTACGCAAATTCGTCGATGACAGTGAAGCAGGACGCGCTCGGCTAAAGCAGATTTCTGTTGAATTTGCCCGCGATACATTCATGGAACTTGGCTGGGATGAGCAGGACGGCGAGTCTGATGACGATCGCGAGCGGCGCACGGCAGCGCTAGGTTTGATGTTATACGGCGAGGACTCAGCAGCGCTCACGGAAGCCAAACGACGCTTTGATGAGACTAACCCAGATGATTTACCAGCTGAAATTCGCCCGCTAATCATCAATGCCAATGTCAGATACTTCGAGACGCCAGAAATGATTGACAAGCTTTTTACGATATACCAGAATACGCCGTCAGCCGACCTGCAGGTTGATATCGCGCTAAGCTTGACATCGACGAAAAATCCAGCAACCGCCGAACGAATTTTAACAGCGATCAAGGATGCTGATATTATCCGTCCGCAAGACGCCAGCCGTTGGTTTATTTATCTGATCCGCACGCGGGAAAACCGGCAAATTGCCTGGAATTGGCTGAAAGAAAATTGGTCGTGGGTGAAAGATACCTTTGGCGGCGATAAAAGCTACGATAATTTTATCCGCTACGCCGCCAGCGCTCTGTTGACCCGCGATGAGTTAAACGATTTCACCGAATTTACCGCGCCGCTGCGCGCCGAACCAGCCCTGACGCGTACCATCGACCTGGGTATCCGCGAAATCGCCGGCAGAGTGGCGCTGATTGAGCGGGATAAGGCAGCGGTTATTGACGCACTTGACGACTAG
- a CDS encoding TrmH family RNA methyltransferase encodes MPEITLLMHNIRSTYNVGAIMRTAEGFGVRQIIFSGYTPYPDLRLANPRSIDPRLPHITERLTAQIHKTALGAETMLPFSYVADIRQWLAENANRERLPVIALEQSASSTELNTFRPPARFALLLGEEVHGIEPDILARCDHIVEIPMRGAKESFNVSVAAGIALYGLCFS; translated from the coding sequence ATGCCAGAAATTACCCTTCTCATGCACAATATTCGCTCGACGTACAATGTCGGTGCAATTATGAGAACAGCCGAAGGCTTTGGCGTCAGGCAAATTATCTTTAGCGGCTATACGCCGTACCCCGATTTACGATTGGCCAACCCCCGGTCTATCGACCCAAGGCTGCCGCACATTACCGAAAGGTTGACCGCCCAGATTCACAAGACTGCATTAGGCGCAGAAACAATGCTGCCTTTTAGCTACGTAGCCGATATTCGTCAGTGGTTGGCGGAGAATGCCAACAGGGAACGTTTACCTGTGATTGCCCTGGAGCAATCAGCGTCGAGTACAGAGCTCAATACGTTTCGGCCACCAGCCCGCTTTGCCCTGCTCCTCGGCGAGGAGGTCCATGGCATTGAGCCGGACATTCTAGCGCGGTGCGATCACATCGTCGAAATCCCCATGCGGGGTGCCAAGGAGTCATTTAATGTCTCAGTCGCGGCCGGTATCGCACTCTACGGCCTCTGTTTTTCCTAA